The following are encoded in a window of Terriglobia bacterium genomic DNA:
- a CDS encoding L,D-transpeptidase family protein produces the protein MAIRWKLLTWPVLWGAVLSPMYSYAKSPVNVKADHIVVLKSKRELQLWSKGTLLKSYRISLGGAPVGRKEQQGDHRTPEGNYVITGRNSHSKFHRALRISYPNPEDRTRAAKRGVSPGGDIMIHGLPNGYGWVGRGHLARDWTDGCIAVTNKEIEEIWDLVPDGAPVEIRP, from the coding sequence ATGGCAATTCGCTGGAAACTGCTGACTTGGCCGGTCCTCTGGGGAGCCGTGCTCTCCCCGATGTACTCATACGCGAAATCTCCAGTAAACGTCAAAGCCGACCACATCGTGGTCCTGAAGTCGAAGCGCGAACTCCAACTGTGGAGCAAAGGAACTCTGCTCAAAAGTTATCGCATTTCGCTCGGCGGCGCTCCTGTCGGTCGCAAGGAACAGCAAGGTGATCACAGAACGCCCGAAGGCAACTACGTCATCACCGGCAGAAACTCCCACAGCAAGTTCCATCGCGCCCTGCGCATTTCTTATCCGAACCCTGAGGATCGTACCCGCGCCGCCAAGCGTGGGGTCTCACCAGGCGGCGATATCATGATCCATGGCCTTCCGAACGGATACGGCTGGGTCGGCCGGGGACACCTCGCGCGAGACTGGACCGACGGGTGCATCGCCGTGACGAACAAGGAGATCGAAGAAATCTGGGACCTCGTGCCCGACGGCGCTCCAGTGGAGATTCGCCCCTGA
- a CDS encoding DUF5522 domain-containing protein, with protein sequence MSDLLVEGIDFYYENGLMVFTAEYLKKRGYCCRSGCRHCPYGFKPEQDVKIKEDVKDTRRTDPRR encoded by the coding sequence ATGTCTGACCTTCTGGTGGAAGGAATCGATTTCTACTACGAAAACGGCTTGATGGTATTCACTGCCGAATACCTGAAGAAGCGCGGCTACTGCTGTCGCTCCGGCTGTCGCCACTGCCCTTACGGATTCAAGCCAGAGCAGGACGTAAAGATCAAGGAAGACGTAAAGGATACTCGGCGAACGGACCCACGCCGCTGA